From Bos indicus isolate NIAB-ARS_2022 breed Sahiwal x Tharparkar chromosome 4, NIAB-ARS_B.indTharparkar_mat_pri_1.0, whole genome shotgun sequence, the proteins below share one genomic window:
- the LOC109558005 gene encoding olfactory receptor 9A4-like, which translates to MSNHSSATEFCLLGFPGSQELHHILFAIFFLFYSVTIIGNTIIIVIICVDKHLHSPMYFFLGHLSAVEMLATSIIVPMMLWGLLLPGMQTVSLTACVTQLFLYLALGTTEFALLGVMAVDRYVAVCNPLRYNTIMNSHTCILVVIGSWVFGFLSEIWPVYATFQFTFCKSNMLDHFYCDRGQLLKLSCGDTLFTEFALFLMAVFIVIGSLVPTIVSYIYITSTILKIPTASGRRKAFSTCASHLTFVVIGYGSCLFLFVKPKQTQAAEYNKIVSLLITVLTPLLSPFIFTLWNDKVKEALRDGVKRGCQLLKD; encoded by the coding sequence ATGAGCAATCACTCAAGTGCCACGGAATTCTGCCTTTTAGGGTTCCCTGGGTCCCAAGAACTACATCACATTCTTTTTGCTatattctttctcttctactCAGTGACAATAATAGGGAACACCatcatcattgtgattatctgtgttgATAAACATCTACATtcccccatgtatttcttccttgGTCATCTCTCTGCCGTGGAAATGCTGGCAACATCTATAATCGTCCCCATGATGCTCTGGGGGCTGCTGCTCCCTGGGATGCAGACAGTGTCTCTGACTGCATGTGTCACCCAGCTCTTCCTGTACCTTGCTCTGGGGACCACAGAGTTTGCACTGTTAGGAGTGATGGCTGTGGACCGTTACGTGGCCGTCTGTAACCCTTTGAGGTACAATACCATTATGAACAGCCACACCTGCATCTTGGTGGTGATTGGGTCATGGGTGTTTGGGTTCCTTTCCGAAATCTGGCCAGTCTATGCCACATTTCAGTTTACCTTCTGCAAATCAAACATGTTAGACCATTTTTATTGTGACCGAGGTCAGTTGCTCAAACTTTCGTGTGGTGACACTCTTTTCACAGAGTTTGCTCTGTTTTTAATggctgttttcattgtcattggtTCACTGGTTCCAACAATTGTCTCCTACATCTACATCACCTCCACCATCCTCAAGATCCCCACTGCCTCCGGCCGCAGGAAAGCCTTCTCTACATGTGCCTCCCACCTCACCTTTGTTGTCATCGGCTATGGCAGCTGCTTGTTCCTCTTTGTGAAACCCAAGCAAACACAGGCAGCTGAGTACAATAAGATAGTCTCCCTGTTGATTACTGTGTTAACTCCTTTGCTGAGCCCTTTCATCTTCACTCTCTGGAATGACAAAGTCAAAGAGGCCCTTCGAGATGGAGTGAAACGTGGCTGTCAACTCCTCAAGGATTAA
- the LOC109558006 gene encoding LOW QUALITY PROTEIN: olfactory receptor 9A2-like (The sequence of the model RefSeq protein was modified relative to this genomic sequence to represent the inferred CDS: deleted 2 bases in 1 codon; substituted 1 base at 1 genomic stop codon), whose product MSNHSSATEFYLLGFPGSQELHHILFAIFFLFYSVTIMGNTIIIVIICVDKHLHSPMYFFLGHLSAVEMLATSIIIPMMLWGLLLPGMQCLXLHVSPSSSCTLLGTTEFALLGVMAVDRYVAVCNPLRYNTIMNSHTCISVVTGSWVFGFLSEIWPVYATFQFTFCKSNMLDHFYCDRGQLLKLSCGDTLFTEFVLFLMAVFIVIGSLVPTIVSYIYITSTILKMPTASGRRKAFSTCASHLTFVVIGYGSCLFLYVKPKQTQAAEYNKIVSLLIFVLTPFLSPFIFTLRNDKVKEALRDGVKRCCQLLKD is encoded by the exons ATGAGCAATCACTCAAGTGCCACGGAATTCTACCTTTTAGGGTTCCCTGGGTCCCAAGAACTACATCACATTCTTTTTGCTatattctttctcttctactCAGTGACAATAATGGGGAACACCatcatcattgtgattatctgtgttgATAAACATCTACATtcccccatgtatttcttccttgGTCATCTCTCTGCCGTGGAAATGCTGGCAACATCTATAATCATCCCCATGATGCTCTGGGGGCTGCTGCTCCCTGGGATGCAGTGTCTCTGACTGCATGTGTCACCCAGCTCTTCCTGTACCTTGCTC GGGACCACAGAGTTTGCACTGTTGGGAGTGATGGCTGTGGACCGTTACGTGGCCGTCTGTAACCCTTTGAGGTACAATACCATTATGAACAGCCACACCTGCATCTCGGTGGTGACTGGGTCATGGGTGTTTGGGTTCCTTTCCGAAATCTGGCCAGTCTATGCCACATTTCAGTTTACCTTCTGCAAATCAAACATGTTAGACCATTTTTATTGTGACCGAGGTCAGTTGCTCAAACTTTCGTGTGGTGACACTCTTTTCACagagtttgttctgtttttaatggctgttttcattgtcattggtTCACTGGTTCCAACAATTGTCTCCTACATCTACATCACCTCCACCATCCTCAAGATGCCCACTGCCTCTGGCCGCAGGAAAGCCTTCTCTACGTGTGCCTCCCACCTCACCTTTGTTGTCATCGGCTATGGCAGCTGCTTGTTCCTCTATGTGAAACCCAAACAAACGCAGGCTGCTGAGTACAATAAGATAGTCTCcctgttgatttttgttttaaccCCTTTCCTGAGCCCTTTCATCTTCACTCTCCGGAATGACAAAGTCAAAGAGGCCCTTCGAGATGGAGTGAAACGCTGCTGTCAACTCCTCAAGGATTAA
- the OR6V1 gene encoding olfactory receptor 6V1, which translates to MANLSHPSEFILLGFSPLGELQILLYGPFLVLYLLAFIGNTVIIIMVIVDTHLHTPMYFFLGNFSLLEILVTMTAVPRMLSDLLAPHKVISFTGCMVQFYFYFSLGSTSFLILSDMALDRFVVICHPLHYGTLMRGAVCAQLAGAAWATPFLAMVPTVLSRVHLSYCHGNIINHFFCDNAPLLQLSCSDTRLLESWDFVMALAFVLSSFLVTLISYGYIVSTVLHIPSASGRQKAFSTCGSHLTLVFIGYSSTIFLYVQPGKAHSAEVNKTVALVTSVLTPFLNPFILTLRNETFKAVLRGQMQRLKGFLQAL; encoded by the coding sequence ATGGCAAATCTGAGCCACCCTTCTGAATTTATCCTCTTGGGCTTCTCCCCTCTTGGTGAACTGCAGATCCTGCTCTACGGGCCCTTCCTTGTGCTTTATCTTCTTGCCTTCATAGGAAACACAGTCATCATCATCATGGTCATTGTCGACACCCACCTCCACacgcccatgtacttcttcctgggcAACTTTTCCCTGCTGGAGATCCTGGTGACCATGACTGCAGTGCCCAGGATGCTCTCTGACCTGCTGGCCCCCCACAAGgtcatctccttcactggctgcATGGTCCAGTTCTACTTCTACTTCTCCCTGGGCTCCACCTCCTTCCTCATCCTGTCCGACATGGCCCTGGACCGTTTTGTGGTCATCTGCCACCCCCTGCACTATGGCACTTTGATGAGAGGGGCTGTGTGTGCCCAGCTAGCAGGGGCTGCCTGGGCAACTCCTTTCCTGGCCATGGTGCCCACTGTCCTCTCCCGGGTTCATCTCAGTTATTGCCATGGCAACATCATtaaccacttcttctgtgacaaTGCACCTCTGCTGCAGCTGTCCTGCTCAGACACCAGGCTGCTGGAATCCTGGGACTTTGTGATGGCCTTGGCCTTCGTCCTCAGTTCCTTCCTGGTGACCCTCATCTCCTACGGCTACATCGTGAGCACTGTGCTACATATCCCCTCTGCCAGCGGCCGCCAGAAGGCCTTCTCCACGTGCGGCTCTCACCTCACCCTGGTCTTCATTGGCTACAGCAGCACCATCTTCCTCTATGTCCAGCCTGGCAAAGCACACTCCGCGGAGGTCAACAAGACTGTGGCCCTGGTGACGTCCGTCCTCACCCCCTTCCTCAACCCCTTTATCCTCACCCTCCGCAATGAGACGTTCAAGGCTGTGCTACGAGGCCAGATGCAGAGACTGAAAGGCTTCCTCCAGGCATTGTGA